The following nucleotide sequence is from Embleya scabrispora.
CAGCGGGCCCCCGAGGTACAGGCTGCCGGTGTGTTCGGGCATCGCCTCCATCGCCTGGCGCGCGTAGCCTTCCGCGTCCGGCAACCGCCCCTGACCCAGCGCCGCTTCGGCACACGCGGAGGCGAACACCGCGGCCCAACCGGGGGCCGCACGCCGGATCGATTCGGCAAGGAAGTCCCGGCAGTGCGCCTCCGCGACGCTCGGCCGGTCGCGGGCGATCAACAACCGTGCGGCGGTGACGATCGGGAACAGCGTCACGTCCGTCAGCCCCGACACGCGCAGGAGCCGTTCGGCCGCCTCCAGTCGCTCGGCCGGATCGGCCGCCGGCGCGCGTGGACGGGGATCGTCGGACCACGGGAACGGCACGTCCGACTCGACGTGTTCGACCCACTCGGCTCGGGGGTCGGTACGCTTGCGGAGCCGGTCGAACACCTCGCGCGCCGCGTCGAGCCGGCCGTGGGCGCGCAGTTGCCGGCCCAGCGAGGCCATGCTCGACTCCGGCAGGTCGCCGACCGCGAGCGCGGCCAACGGCTCGCCCAGGCAATGCTGTTCGGCGGCGCTCGGATCAAGCCGCCAGGAGACCTCGGCCAGTCGTACCTGGACCTCGGCCCGAACCGCGGGGTCCCGGCACTGTTCGGCGGCCAACTCCAGGTAGGCGACGGCGCGTCGGGCCCGGTCCCGGGACAGCACCTCCTCGGCGGCCTCGCGCAACACGCCCACCGCCCACGGGTCCGACGCATTGCGCGCGGCGAGCAGGTGCCGGGCCGTCCGCGCCGCCGGGGCGCCCTCGTGCCGCAGGATCGTGGCCGCCCGGCGGTGCAGCGCGCCCTGCTCGGTCGCATCCAGGCAGTCCAGCAGCGCGGTCCGGGCCGCCCGGCGCAGGCGGTCGTCCTCGATCAGGCCGGCGGCGGCCAGTGCACCCAGACCCTGTGCGGTGGCCACCTGGGTGGTGCCGGCGAGCGCGCCCGACACCTCGGCGGAGGCGGGGGCGCCCAGGATCGCCAGCGCCTTGGCCACCCGCCACATGGCGCCGCCGCCGCGCCGCAGGCAGGCGCGTACCGCCTGGCTGAACGGGCCGTCGGGCGCGGGCCGCAGCACGGTCGTGGCGAGGCGGTCGGTCGCCGACCGCAACTCCTCGACCAGCGCACGAAGCAACAGCGGGTTTCCGCCGGTGATCTCGTGGAACTCGTGGGCCTGCTCGCGACCCGGCGGGTCGCCGCCCACGGCCGGCAACTCGGCCACGCCGGCCGGGCTGAGTGGCGCGAGTCGGATGCGGCGCAGTGTCGGTTGGCGCAGGAACTCCGTGTCCAAGTGCGGGTCTTGCGACGCCGGGCCGAGGGAGCGGGCGAACACCACCAGGATCCGGGCCCGGGAGGAGTGGCGGCCCAGGTGCAGCAGGCACTGGACGGACGCGGAGTCGGCGTGCTGGAGGTCGTCCACGCACACCACCACCGGGCGACGATGCGCGACGTCGTGCAGCGCGGTGGTGAGACGGCGGGCCGCGCGCGGCGCGTCGCCGTCGTCGAGCATCTCGGCCAGGGGCGCGGCGAGTTCGGCGGGCAGGGCCGGAGCGTCCAGGAACTGGCGGAGCAGGCCCAGCGGTTGCCCGCTCGTGGTGCGGGATCCGGTCGCGGTCAGCAGCAACGCGCCGATGTCGCCGACCCGTTCGCCGACCCAGGACAACGTCTCGGTCTTGCCGCAACCGACCCCCGCCTCGACCAGGACGATGCCGCCCTGTGCCTCGGCACACTCCTGGAGTGCGGTGCGTAACCTGCCGAACTCCGGACCTCGTTCGATGAACTCCATGGCCTCCGCGCGCCCCCAAATGTCGGCCTGCACACGTTCTCCCACCGGTGCATGAAACCCCGGTCACATGGAACAAGTCAACCATCGGTAACCGGCCACTGACCCGTAGTGACTGTAGGGGAGATCATCCATGGCGGGAAGGTCTGTGCCCGGAATGCCCGCGACGCTCCGCCGAGTTGTGGTGGGCGACGGCCGGCGGGATCTAGAGCGGAAGGCCCGCCTCCAGGCGGGCGAGGGCGTCGTCGAGGGTGGCGATCGGATCCAGGTCCGGTTCGTCCGCCCAGCGCACCATGGTGTCCAGCATGATGCCGAACGCGGCGCCCGTGA
It contains:
- a CDS encoding AAA family ATPase, producing the protein MQADIWGRAEAMEFIERGPEFGRLRTALQECAEAQGGIVLVEAGVGCGKTETLSWVGERVGDIGALLLTATGSRTTSGQPLGLLRQFLDAPALPAELAAPLAEMLDDGDAPRAARRLTTALHDVAHRRPVVVCVDDLQHADSASVQCLLHLGRHSSRARILVVFARSLGPASQDPHLDTEFLRQPTLRRIRLAPLSPAGVAELPAVGGDPPGREQAHEFHEITGGNPLLLRALVEELRSATDRLATTVLRPAPDGPFSQAVRACLRRGGGAMWRVAKALAILGAPASAEVSGALAGTTQVATAQGLGALAAAGLIEDDRLRRAARTALLDCLDATEQGALHRRAATILRHEGAPAARTARHLLAARNASDPWAVGVLREAAEEVLSRDRARRAVAYLELAAEQCRDPAVRAEVQVRLAEVSWRLDPSAAEQHCLGEPLAALAVGDLPESSMASLGRQLRAHGRLDAAREVFDRLRKRTDPRAEWVEHVESDVPFPWSDDPRPRAPAADPAERLEAAERLLRVSGLTDVTLFPIVTAARLLIARDRPSVAEAHCRDFLAESIRRAAPGWAAVFASACAEAALGQGRLPDAEGYARQAMEAMPEHTGSLYLGGPLAGLVSVYTAMGDYEAAARQVNRPVTKALYSSLHGLAYLRARGRFHLATDRARAALADFLHVAWLAHAWRVDQPFLIPWRTDVAEALLRLDETERARRLVVEQLRLCGPGGGRVRGTALRLRAMTVDVAERPELLTQAVEALRRSEDPLELARTLEALAESYRARAEPARAATLQSRVWHLTRDCGARPRYRAVAHAYADLLTASTAAPTTGDTNLSESEKRVAALAACGYSNRGISEELFITVSTVEQHLTRVYRKLDIKNRRELPSHLRTGLHRV